From Lysobacter auxotrophicus, the proteins below share one genomic window:
- a CDS encoding NAD(P)/FAD-dependent oxidoreductase encodes MDLKSGYPYWAIRNGLMRVFPRIDQEWRGDVAVIGGGITGALVANELATAGHGVVVLEQRDIGWGSTAASTALLQYEIDTHLIDLCKRYGEADGVLAYRACIEGLDIFERLASTLGNVDFKTQQSLYLASAPRHVATLQEEARLRTRHGIAAQWLDAEEVRARYRIDAAGAILSEKAARVDPYRMTYRLLARLARQGVDVFDRTQIVRIEPLRGRVRLVTANGPVVEARHVVVAAGYAAQSWLPGGLAKNRSSYAFITDPLDPALLGELDRTLVWESARPYLYLRSTRDHRLLVGGADDAVDVPARRDARVDKKARVLLKQLSSRAPHLTVEPAFAWGGTFAETRDGLPWFGPHPRWGGRVHFAMAYGGNGITYSAIGATLLRATIERRRHPLSRLFGFDRLRRM; translated from the coding sequence ATGGATCTGAAGAGCGGCTACCCGTACTGGGCGATCCGGAACGGACTGATGCGGGTGTTTCCGCGAATCGACCAGGAGTGGCGCGGGGACGTCGCCGTGATCGGTGGCGGCATCACCGGCGCGCTGGTGGCGAACGAGCTTGCGACGGCGGGTCATGGCGTCGTCGTGCTGGAGCAGCGCGACATCGGCTGGGGCAGCACGGCGGCCAGTACGGCGCTGTTGCAGTACGAGATCGACACGCACCTCATCGACCTGTGCAAGCGATACGGCGAAGCCGATGGCGTGCTGGCCTATCGTGCCTGTATCGAAGGGCTCGACATCTTCGAGCGCCTCGCCAGCACGCTCGGCAACGTCGATTTCAAGACACAGCAGAGCCTCTATCTGGCCAGCGCGCCGCGTCACGTCGCGACGTTGCAGGAAGAAGCCCGACTGCGAACGCGCCACGGGATCGCCGCGCAGTGGCTGGACGCGGAGGAAGTGCGGGCGCGGTATCGCATCGACGCGGCCGGCGCGATCCTGAGTGAGAAGGCGGCGCGAGTGGATCCGTACCGGATGACGTACCGACTGCTGGCGCGCCTGGCACGACAGGGCGTGGACGTGTTCGATCGCACGCAGATCGTCCGCATCGAGCCGCTTCGCGGACGTGTCCGCCTCGTCACCGCCAATGGGCCCGTCGTCGAGGCCCGGCACGTCGTCGTCGCAGCCGGATACGCCGCGCAGTCGTGGCTGCCGGGCGGCCTGGCGAAAAACCGCAGCAGCTACGCGTTCATCACCGACCCGCTGGATCCCGCGCTGCTCGGCGAACTGGATCGAACGCTGGTCTGGGAATCGGCGCGTCCGTACCTGTACCTGCGGAGCACCCGCGACCACCGGCTGCTCGTCGGCGGCGCGGACGACGCGGTCGACGTACCGGCCCGACGCGATGCGCGCGTGGACAAGAAGGCGAGGGTGCTGCTCAAGCAGTTGTCCAGTCGAGCGCCGCACCTGACCGTGGAGCCGGCGTTCGCATGGGGCGGCACGTTCGCCGAAACCCGGGATGGCCTGCCGTGGTTCGGGCCGCATCCGCGATGGGGCGGGCGCGTGCATTTTGCGATGGCCTATGGCGGCAATGGCATCACCTACAGCGCCATCGGCGCGACGCTGCTGCGCGCCACGATCGAACGCAGGCGGCACCCGTTGTCCCGGTTGTTCGGCTTCGACCGGCTGCGGCGCATGTAG
- a CDS encoding nuclear transport factor 2 family protein, translated as MKKFMSVAAVLMAATISSTTVARTPRDPSTEQAGLSRTIASLDTAVFDAFNRCDVPVQLRKHASYFAPDVEFYHDTGGVTWSREEMLANTRQYVCGKFRRELVPGSLKVFPIKEFGAIEQGTHRFCQFGSGKCEGIADFTIVWENRDGAWRITRVLSYGHRAND; from the coding sequence ATGAAGAAGTTCATGTCCGTGGCGGCCGTTCTGATGGCCGCGACCATATCGAGCACGACCGTCGCGCGCACGCCGCGTGATCCATCGACCGAGCAGGCCGGCCTGTCGCGCACCATCGCGTCGCTCGATACCGCGGTGTTCGACGCATTCAACCGGTGCGACGTCCCCGTGCAGTTGCGCAAGCACGCCAGCTACTTCGCGCCCGACGTCGAGTTCTACCACGACACCGGCGGCGTCACCTGGTCGCGCGAGGAGATGCTCGCGAACACGCGCCAGTACGTGTGCGGGAAGTTCCGTCGCGAACTCGTGCCCGGCTCGCTGAAGGTGTTCCCGATCAAGGAATTCGGCGCCATCGAACAGGGCACGCACCGCTTCTGCCAGTTCGGCAGCGGCAAGTGCGAAGGCATCGCCGACTTCACCATCGTGTGGGAGAACCGCGACGGCGCATGGCGGATCACGCGCGTGCTGAGTTACGGGCATCGCGCCAACGACTGA
- a CDS encoding FMN-binding glutamate synthase family protein: MSRYAAYIASIALTMCFAFIAWLDADWWWVAVVFGVLALLGTWDMLQRRSTLRRNYPILAHFRYGLESIGPEMRQYFIESDTAEVPFSRQQRALVYQRSKAVNDTRPFGTQQDVYGADYEWINHSVVPTRIPSHDFRLIIGERAKQPYSASVFNISAMSFGSLSAAAITALNEGAKRGNFYHDTGEGSISPYHRAPGGDLVWELGSGYFGCRDLDGRFDPQRFADAAALPQVRMVEIKLSQGAKPGHGGVLPGAKVTAEIAMTRGVREGVDCNSPSRHSEFSTPIELLEFVERLRVLSGGKPVGFKLAIGHPWEWFGIAKAMRQTGMLPDFIVVDGAEGGTGAAPAEFMDHVGVPMHESLMLVHNTLVGLDLRDKVRIGAAGKIVSAFDIARTMAMGADWCNAARGFMFALGCIQSQSCHTDRCPTGIATQDPSRWRALDVPDKATRVFQFHQNTLKGLRDLLCAAGLEHPEQIDPEHVLRRVSQVEVRSLGALYRFLQPGELLSGIPEHAVFRKFWDLSRSDSFALK, from the coding sequence ATGTCCCGGTATGCCGCTTACATCGCGAGCATCGCGCTCACGATGTGCTTCGCCTTCATCGCCTGGCTCGACGCGGACTGGTGGTGGGTGGCGGTCGTGTTCGGCGTGCTGGCGCTGCTGGGCACGTGGGACATGCTGCAACGCCGGAGCACGCTGCGGCGCAATTACCCGATCCTCGCGCACTTCCGCTACGGCCTGGAGTCGATCGGCCCGGAGATGCGGCAGTACTTCATCGAATCCGACACTGCCGAGGTGCCGTTCTCGCGGCAGCAGCGTGCCCTGGTGTACCAGCGTTCGAAGGCGGTGAACGACACGCGGCCCTTCGGCACGCAGCAGGACGTGTACGGCGCCGATTACGAATGGATCAACCATTCGGTGGTGCCCACGCGGATTCCGTCGCACGATTTCCGTCTGATCATCGGCGAGCGCGCGAAACAGCCCTATTCGGCAAGCGTGTTCAACATCTCGGCGATGAGCTTCGGTTCGCTGTCGGCCGCGGCGATCACCGCGCTCAACGAAGGCGCGAAGCGCGGCAACTTCTACCACGACACCGGCGAGGGTTCGATTTCGCCGTACCACCGTGCGCCCGGCGGCGATCTGGTGTGGGAACTGGGTTCGGGCTATTTCGGCTGCCGCGACCTGGACGGCCGCTTCGATCCGCAGCGCTTCGCCGATGCCGCCGCGCTGCCGCAGGTGCGGATGGTCGAGATCAAGCTGTCGCAGGGCGCGAAGCCCGGGCACGGCGGCGTGTTGCCCGGCGCGAAGGTGACGGCGGAAATCGCCATGACGCGCGGCGTGCGCGAAGGCGTGGACTGCAATTCGCCGTCGCGGCATTCGGAGTTCTCCACGCCCATCGAACTGCTGGAATTCGTGGAGCGGCTGCGCGTGTTGTCGGGCGGCAAGCCGGTGGGCTTCAAGCTGGCGATCGGCCATCCGTGGGAGTGGTTCGGCATCGCCAAGGCCATGCGCCAGACCGGGATGCTGCCGGACTTCATCGTCGTGGACGGCGCCGAAGGCGGCACGGGCGCGGCGCCGGCGGAGTTCATGGACCACGTCGGCGTGCCGATGCACGAATCGCTGATGCTGGTGCACAACACGCTGGTCGGCCTGGACCTGCGCGACAAGGTGCGCATCGGCGCGGCCGGCAAGATCGTCAGCGCGTTCGACATCGCCCGCACGATGGCGATGGGTGCGGACTGGTGCAACGCCGCGCGCGGTTTCATGTTCGCGCTGGGCTGCATCCAGTCGCAGAGCTGCCACACCGACCGTTGCCCGACCGGCATCGCGACGCAGGATCCCTCGCGCTGGCGCGCGCTCGACGTCCCCGACAAGGCGACGCGCGTGTTCCAGTTCCACCAGAACACGCTGAAGGGCCTGCGCGACCTGCTGTGCGCGGCCGGGCTGGAGCATCCCGAGCAGATCGACCCCGAGCACGTGCTGCGTCGCGTGTCGCAGGTGGAAGTGCGTTCGCTCGGCGCGCTGTACCGCTTCCTGCAGCCGGGCGAATTGCTTTCCGGCATTCCGGAGCACGCGGTCTTCCGCAAGTTCTGGGACCTGTCGCGCAGCGATTCGTTTGCGCTGAAGTAG
- a CDS encoding response regulator transcription factor, translated as MPNRPDHAHAAAPRDFHRPKVALVEDDPHLREVLAVNLDDAGFDVIACASAEAFWRERAHTPFDLVVLDLTLPGEGGLSVLRRLRATSGVGVVVLTGRTLPADHAQSLTEGADAFLSKPVDLQVLAATLRSVVRRMQPVAPAIAWRLTGDGWSLCAPDGGIVELSVQERLLLEGVMEEPGRVVTREALLERFDRANEEVDPQRLDMVVHRLRKKVAQLGRRLPLRTLYRSGYVFQADATSA; from the coding sequence ATGCCGAACCGTCCTGACCACGCCCATGCGGCGGCACCGCGCGACTTCCACCGGCCCAAGGTCGCACTCGTCGAAGACGATCCCCACCTGCGCGAAGTGCTGGCGGTGAATCTCGACGATGCCGGCTTCGACGTGATCGCCTGCGCGAGCGCCGAAGCGTTCTGGCGCGAACGCGCGCACACGCCGTTCGACCTCGTCGTGCTCGACCTGACCTTGCCGGGCGAAGGCGGGTTGTCGGTGTTGCGTCGCTTGCGCGCGACCTCGGGCGTCGGCGTCGTCGTCCTCACCGGGCGCACGTTGCCGGCCGATCACGCGCAAAGCCTGACCGAAGGCGCCGATGCGTTCCTGTCCAAGCCGGTGGACCTGCAGGTGCTCGCGGCCACGCTGCGCAGCGTCGTGCGCCGCATGCAGCCGGTCGCGCCGGCGATCGCGTGGCGGTTGACCGGCGATGGCTGGTCGCTGTGCGCGCCCGATGGCGGCATCGTCGAACTCAGCGTGCAGGAGCGCCTGCTGCTGGAGGGCGTGATGGAAGAGCCCGGTCGGGTGGTCACGCGCGAAGCGTTGCTGGAACGCTTCGATCGCGCGAACGAGGAAGTCGATCCGCAGCGGCTCGACATGGTCGTGCATCGACTTCGCAAGAAAGTCGCGCAGCTCGGCCGCCGCCTGCCGTTGCGCACGCTGTATCGCAGCGGGTACGTGTTCCAGGCCGACGCAACGTCGGCCTGA